A genomic window from Camelina sativa cultivar DH55 chromosome 2, Cs, whole genome shotgun sequence includes:
- the LOC104712275 gene encoding F-box protein At4g00755: MDFVNNLDTDTSLSILSCLDDPSDIVRASAVSRSWRQFVINYNLSKNLCLKLFHELSNVSHIVEETHNESSEAGSSSVMDTRLLEKEHRAYALLARGCTSSPIQSCIADAIVASSTDNFPAESISNTLDEPDRIGETPSYWSSTGQHKTSVPETLLYRLMGDLCVITEFKVQPFQAFFQRGHPIYSSHYVRIRLGHHKNDNSPQYNNSEDKKGEPGKSYVESNYVWTYTSQEFSMAQENLLQTFKLPEPVLCIGGYVLVEFLGRVQTQEMDGQYYICVSHVKVMGRSLAQSFRVQNVDDCGKFGLKVLSYSDPKDMVVMDAEEDEMDAEEVEMDAEEEQDQSRGIRSLEQLLNYLHGHPLDVVDIEYVLPESDNEDAESDDEV, translated from the exons ATGGATTTCGTAAACAATCTTGATACCGACACTTCCCTCTCCATTCTTTCTTGTCTTGATGATCCTTCTGATATTGTCCGTGCTAGTGCTGTCTCACGCTCCTGGCGTCAATTTG TGATTAATTACAATCTCTCCAAGAATCTATGCTTGAAGCTGTTCCATGAGCTATCTAATGTGAGTCATATAGTAGAAGAAACACATAATGAGTCCTCCGAAGCCGGGTCAAGCAGTGTTATGGACACACGGCTACTTGAGAAAGAGCATCGGGCTTACGCCTTATTGGCTAGAGGATGCACGTCCTCCCCTATCCAAAGCTGTATTGCTGATGCCATCGTAGCTTCTAGTACTGATAATTTCCCTGCTGAAAGCATCTCGAACACACTCGACGAACCTGATCGGATTGGTGAAACCCCTTCATACTGGTCGAGTACAGGGCAACACAAAACTTCGGTGCCTGAAACGCTTCTTTACAGGTTGATGGGTGATTTGTGTGTCATTACCGAATTCAAAGTTCAGCCTTTCCAAG CTTTTTTCCAGCGCGGTCATCCGATATACTCTTCACATTATGTTCGTATCCGGTTGGGTCACCACAAGAATGACAACTCACCACAGTACAACAATTCAGAGGATAAAAAAGGTGAGCCAGGAAAGAGTTATGTTGAAAGCAACTATGTATGGACTTACACTTCACAAGAGTTTTCGATGGCTCAG GAAAATCTATTGCAGACCTTTAAGCTTCCAGAACCCGTTCTTTGCATTGGTGGGTATGTGTTAGTCGAGTTTCTAGGTCGAGTTCAGACACAAGAAATGGATGGCCAATACTATATATG CGTGTCGCATGTTAAAGTGATGGGAAGATCACTAGCACAATCATTTCGAGTGCAGAATGTGGATGACTGTGGAAAATTTGGATTGAAGGTTTTGAGTTACAGTGATCCAAAAGATATGGTTGTGATGGATGCAGAGGAGGACGAGATGGATGCAGAGGAGGTTGAGATGGATGCAGAGGAGGAGCAAGACCAGTCTAGAGGGATTAGAAGCCTTGAACAGCTCTTGAATTACTTGCACGGGCATCCTCTTGATGTCGTGGACATCGAGTATGTTTTGCCTGAGTCTGACAACGAGGATGCTGAATCAGACGATGAGGTTTAA
- the LOC104712235 gene encoding putative two-component response regulator-like APRR8 isoform X2 codes for MIRKSGYEVVATTRADDLPLFINNKDKKIDLVLAELRLIEINKYELLDKIRLICEIPVVVLGACVKDDSIVECRRRGAELRLAKPLVEHCLEILCQFTVRRLDDELKKSNKNNEAITKKPELGCPEMQNEFRETDDELNQGKYRKKRADRDTGEQTEKDCCVDLGQQKKVKLICADDLQKKTLQAVPNIEIKKIGEGSEKKKPEPVCMEEELETLSTQPVTDSVAYGEYEFQERDFHPLESVEESQGPHEITLSPRESSNKNVAVQLQVQAHEALDEELMQDGISLSDLELDLEEGQGSDQEQTLSYEDPHCSAAVS; via the exons ATGATTCGCAAATCCGGATATGAAG TTGTGGCTACTACAAGAGCTGATGATTTGCCGcttttcatcaataacaaagataaaaagattGATCTTGTACTGGCAGAGCTCCGCTTGATTGAGATAAATAAGTACGAACTTCTTGATAAAATCAGGTTGATTTGTGAGATTCCGGTTGTTG TTTTGGGTGCATGTGTGAAAGACGATTCCATTGTAGAATGTCGGCGCAGAGGTGCCGAATTACGTCTGGCGAAGCCGCTCGTGGAACACTGCTTAGAAATTCTGTGCCAGTTTACAGTCAGGAGACTTGATGATGAGCTTAAGAAAAGTAACAAGAACAATGAAGCTATAACAAAGAAGCCAGAACTGGGATGTCCAGAAATGCAGAATGAGTTCAGAGAAACAGATG ATGAACTTAACCAAGGTAAATACAGAAAGAAAAGAGCCGATAGAGACACTGGAGAACAGACAGAAAAGGATTGTTGCGTTGATTTAGGACAACAGAAGAAGGTAAAGCTCATTTGCGCAGATGacttacaaaagaaaactttacaAGCTGTCCCAAATATAG AGATAAAGAAAATTGGAGAAGGTAGTGAGAAAAAGAAGCCAGAACCGGTTTGTATGGAGGAAGAACTAGAAACGTTGTCCACTCAACCTGTTACCGATTCTGTTGCTTATG GGGAATATGAATTCCAAGAGCGAGATTTTCATCCTTTGGAGAGCGTTGAGGAGTCTCAGGGGCCTCATGAAATCACATTGAGTCCGCGGGAGTCCTCAAACAAGAATGTTGCTGTTCAGCTACAAGTGCAGGCACATGAAGCGTTAGATGAAGAACTGATGCAGGATGGAATCAGCCTCTCTGACCTCGAATTGGATCTGGAGGAGGGACAGGGTTCAGATCAGGAGCAAACCTTAAGTTATGAAGATCCGCATTGCTCTGCGGCTGTCTCGTGA
- the LOC104712235 gene encoding putative two-component response regulator-like APRR8 isoform X1: MKCILVQCLVLSTSTRLLNREEDLNMENTKATERFSDKICFLLLDSDATWLANLSEMIRKSGYEVVATTRADDLPLFINNKDKKIDLVLAELRLIEINKYELLDKIRLICEIPVVVLGACVKDDSIVECRRRGAELRLAKPLVEHCLEILCQFTVRRLDDELKKSNKNNEAITKKPELGCPEMQNEFRETDDELNQGKYRKKRADRDTGEQTEKDCCVDLGQQKKVKLICADDLQKKTLQAVPNIEIKKIGEGSEKKKPEPVCMEEELETLSTQPVTDSVAYGEYEFQERDFHPLESVEESQGPHEITLSPRESSNKNVAVQLQVQAHEALDEELMQDGISLSDLELDLEEGQGSDQEQTLSYEDPHCSAAVS; this comes from the exons ATGAAATGTATCTTGGTCCAG TGTCTCGTCTTATCTACTTCTACGAGGCTTCTGAACCGAGAAGAGGATCTTAATATGGAAAATACTAAAGCAACAGAGAGATTCTcagataaaatttgttttttgctATTGGACAGCGATGCGACATGGCTGGCGAATCTGTCAGAGATGATTCGCAAATCCGGATATGAAG TTGTGGCTACTACAAGAGCTGATGATTTGCCGcttttcatcaataacaaagataaaaagattGATCTTGTACTGGCAGAGCTCCGCTTGATTGAGATAAATAAGTACGAACTTCTTGATAAAATCAGGTTGATTTGTGAGATTCCGGTTGTTG TTTTGGGTGCATGTGTGAAAGACGATTCCATTGTAGAATGTCGGCGCAGAGGTGCCGAATTACGTCTGGCGAAGCCGCTCGTGGAACACTGCTTAGAAATTCTGTGCCAGTTTACAGTCAGGAGACTTGATGATGAGCTTAAGAAAAGTAACAAGAACAATGAAGCTATAACAAAGAAGCCAGAACTGGGATGTCCAGAAATGCAGAATGAGTTCAGAGAAACAGATG ATGAACTTAACCAAGGTAAATACAGAAAGAAAAGAGCCGATAGAGACACTGGAGAACAGACAGAAAAGGATTGTTGCGTTGATTTAGGACAACAGAAGAAGGTAAAGCTCATTTGCGCAGATGacttacaaaagaaaactttacaAGCTGTCCCAAATATAG AGATAAAGAAAATTGGAGAAGGTAGTGAGAAAAAGAAGCCAGAACCGGTTTGTATGGAGGAAGAACTAGAAACGTTGTCCACTCAACCTGTTACCGATTCTGTTGCTTATG GGGAATATGAATTCCAAGAGCGAGATTTTCATCCTTTGGAGAGCGTTGAGGAGTCTCAGGGGCCTCATGAAATCACATTGAGTCCGCGGGAGTCCTCAAACAAGAATGTTGCTGTTCAGCTACAAGTGCAGGCACATGAAGCGTTAGATGAAGAACTGATGCAGGATGGAATCAGCCTCTCTGACCTCGAATTGGATCTGGAGGAGGGACAGGGTTCAGATCAGGAGCAAACCTTAAGTTATGAAGATCCGCATTGCTCTGCGGCTGTCTCGTGA
- the LOC104712285 gene encoding uncharacterized protein LOC104712285 produces MELRPRMLKDCLLEDSNSCSSNGFKSMPRRPPLNPFTMIPKRKQSNALQAVINAVKNLRSNAVKSAPSGILPRTLSRRLTSKNKAENQTSITVVRVKDIVRWSSSKDLHEDRSHFELSPPHQYTAKTARTATGSSTTSGTSCSSWCDSDFTSEFLPSSWGSNVEECGEKESVKNNLHCVGEDSCTAVIVADTEVGPEEDLQCEKEHNSPVSVFEIQHEEYDETSDSSFSQCLDNVEKTKQKLMQTIQRFETLANISPFTLNEWASMDEESCMEGGQVTDIKYDDENCDTVDGETEDEDADETEEKAAQLWNRVKERHATWIHEEHLIMDYFRDELMQRTNSFHETQHFEDQLVSEAKGWLQGQRESELERGTCEQRRQACAREVERRGWDEKRMKEEHEEVTTQIEDGIFSLLMDETLTALYQC; encoded by the exons ATGGAACTAAGGCCGAGAATGCTCAAAGACTGTCTCTTGGAAGATTCCAATTCCTGTTCCTCAAACGGGTTCAAATCGATGCCCAGACGGCCTCCTCTCAACCCTTTCACAATGATACCAAAGAGgaaacaatctaatgcattgcAGGCTGTGATTAACGCCGTGAAGAACCTCCGTTCCAACGCCGTTAAATCCGCTCCATCGGGGATCTTACCTAGGACCCTCTCTCGGAGGTTAACATCCAAGAACAAAGCAGAAAACCAAACAAGCATCACTGTTGTTCGGGTTAAAGACATCGTGCGGTGGAGTTCGTCTAAGGACCTGCATGAGGACAGATCACATTTCGAACTGTCTCCACCTCATCAGTACACAGCCAAGACAGCGAGAACAGCCACGGGATCCTCCACCACAAGCGGCACATCTTGCAGCAGTTGGTGTGACTCGGATTTTACATCGGAGTTTTTACCATCATCATGGGGAAGTAATGTTGAGGAGTGCGGTGAAAAAGAGAGTGTTAAAAACAACTTACACTGCGTCGGCGAAGATTCTTGCACAGCAGTAATAGTCGCCGACACTGAAGTGGGACCTGAG GAGGACTTACAGTGTGAAAAGGAGCACAACAGCCCTGTCTCAGTGTTTGAGATTCAACATGAGGAATATGACGAAACATCAGACTCTTCCTTCAGTCAATGCCTTGACAATGTGGAAA aaaccaaacaaaagctCATGCAAACGATTCAACGGTTTGAGACTTTGGCCAACATTAGTCCTTTCACTTTGAACGAATGGGCCTCAATGGATGAAGAATCTTGCATGGAAGGAGGACAAGTGACGGATATCAAATATGATGATGAGAATTGTGATACTGTTGATGGAGAGACTGAAGATGAAGACGCTGATGAGACTGAAGAGAAGGCAGCACAGCTATGGAACCGGGTCAAAGAAAGACATGCAACTTGGATCCACGAAGAGCATCTGATAATGGACTACTTCAGAGATGAACTGATGCAAAGGACAAACTCGTTCCACGAAACTCAACACTTTGAGGACCAATTGGTGAGCGAGGCAAAAGGATGGTTACAGGGACAGAGAGAATCAGAGCTCGAACGCGGAACATGTGAGCAGAGGAGACAAGCATGTGCTAGAGAAGTTGAAAGACGAGGCTGGGATGAGAAGCGGATGAAGGAGGAGCACGAAGAGGTTACCACGCAAATTGAGGATGGAATCTTCAGCCTCTTAATGGATGAAACTTTAACTGCGCTTTACCAATGCTGA